The Engystomops pustulosus chromosome 4, aEngPut4.maternal, whole genome shotgun sequence genome contains a region encoding:
- the CHRM2 gene encoding muscarinic acetylcholine receptor M2 — MNNTSFANVSTDNRTMMGSPYKTVEVVFIVIVAGSLSLVTIIGNILVMVSIKVNRHLQTVNNYFLFSLACADLIIGVFSMNLYTLYTVIGYWPLGPVVCDLWLALDYVVSNASVMNLLIISFDRYFCVTKPLTYPVRRTTKMAGMMIAAAWVLSFILWAPAILFWQFIVGGRTVKEGECYIQFFSNAAVTFGTAIAAFYLPVIIMTILYWQISRASKSRIKKDKKEPTTNQDPISPSNVQGKIVKPNNNNLSAVEDGLDHSKIQNGKASRDSVTENCVLTEGEEKEISNDSTSVSVVGSNAKEDGCAKDVPQASGSQIIPKVENSKLACIRIVTKSQKGDCGSTSGTTIEIVPGTNGRNGEDKQNIVARKIVKMTKQPAKKKIPPSREKKVTRTILAILLAFIITWTPYNVMVLINTFCDVCVPNTVWTIGYWLCYINSTINPACYALCNTTFKKTFKHLLMCQYKNIGSAR, encoded by the coding sequence ATGAATAACACTAGCTTCGCCAATGTGTCCACAGACAACAGGACCATGATGGGGAGTCCCTACAAGACGGTGGAGGTTGTGTTCATTGTCATTGTGGCTGGATCCCTTAGCCTAGTGACCATTATTGGAAATATCCTGGTAATGGTCTCTATAAAAGTTAACCGACATCTACAGACTGTCAACAATTATTTCCTCTTCAGCTTGGCATGTGCTGATTTAATTATCGGGGTCTTTTCCATGAACCtctacactttgtacactgtgatTGGTTACTGGCCGTTGGGGCCAGTGGTGTGTGACCTGTGGCTGGCTCTAGACTACGTTGTCAGCAATGCATCAGTCATGAACCTCCTCATCATCAGCTTTGATCGATATTTCTGCGTAACAAAACCGCTGACCTATCCAGTGAGAAGAACCACCAAAATGGCTGGCATGATGATAGCTGCGGCTTGGGTGCTATCATTTATCCTGTGGGCACCAGCTATTCTCTTTTGGCAATTCATTGTCGGTGGGCGAACTGTTAAGGAAGGAGAATGCTACATCCAGTTCTTCTCCAATGCAGCCGTCACATTCGGCACGGCTATTGCAGCCTTCTACTTGCCGGTTATTATCATGACCATATTATATTGGCAAATATCTCGGGCCAGTAAGAGTAGAATAAAGAAAGACAAGAAGGAACCAACCACCAACCAAGATCCAATATCTCCCAGCAACGTCCAAGGGAAAATAGTCAAACCAAACAACAACAACCTATCGGCCGTAGAAGATGGCTTGGACCACAGCAAAATCCAGAACGGCAAAGCCTCTAGAGATTCTGTCACTGAAAATTGTGTCCTAACAGAAGGAGAGGAGAAGGAGATCTCCAACGACTCCACCTCCGTAAGCGTGGTAGGTTCCAATGCAAAGGAAGATGGATGTGCCAAAGATGTTCCTCAAGCTTCAGGATCACAAATCATCCCAAAAGTCGAGAACTCCAAGTTGGCCTGTATAAGAATCGTTACAAAATCCCAAAAAGGCGACTGTGGATCTACGAGTGGCACCACCATCGAGATCGTCCCCGGAACGAACGGTCGGAATGGAGAAGACAAACAGAACATCGTAGCTCGGAAAATTGTCAAGATGACAAAGCAGCCAGCCAAAAAGAAAATCCCACCCTCCAGAGAAAAGAAAGTGACGAGGACTATCTTGGCTATTCTTCTAGCCTTCATTATAACCTGGACACCTTATAACGTCATGGTTTTAATCAACACTTTTTGTGACGTATGCGTGCCCAACACCGTGTGGACAATTGGCTATTGGCTTTGTTACATCAATAGTACCATCAACCCTGCTTGTTACGCCCTGTGCAACACCACCTTTAAGAAAACTTTCAAACACCTTCTCATGTGCCAGTATAAAAACATTGGCTCGGCAaggtaa